In Calditrichia bacterium, one DNA window encodes the following:
- a CDS encoding T9SS type A sorting domain-containing protein, whose amino-acid sequence MKMLHTILLIGVLAIGSAVAQNQYPVNWVKYDFINPGNDVSRGLTYNPHTDHVLVATRMFGADVMILDAATGDSLGKLDNSLFSGGTLSVNQVGVAADGTIYVCNLMARQFTPAATFKVYRFANEAAPAELVYDGILDEARYGDSFAVSGSGSEIYIYSSGLDNPSVAVLKDTGGSTLAVDTYIFLPLAGNARHGIFPMEPGGRIWVNGAQSGFPPVRLLTNDGTIIATVPDTLASPGGTSTVVKTTLGNYDLLTVANSNTGTATIRSIRYFEDLIGTITFDYFGEDSDSSALFYNGGASIIPNINATASLAYDSKRHAMITLMGVNSIASLSMDSLLQASTPRQDILEISVDGSNDFFPTDHVGSSNGRDMYLTWSEGKVFAGITGDDMIDPTFNNFWYVAFDLDPDGSNGSNTIALETDAVSQLPFNADVVFEIESYDQADFLLGNIHKWNGSSWDVTLFDGNLASQGALAFADAGNRKLAEFAAILNDAGIGDNFTNIGIAAFVAEKSLGGSVLAAFPDANPLGAGVALTHYFYADSLGSGMFPTDTNYVQIRSGLVGIGDGESLPIEQFRLSQNYPNPFNPGTTIEYFVPKRAEISVEIYNVTGQKVQTLSSGVQNAGNYSLTFDGKNVASGVYFYRLSANGLTVKTRKMLLVK is encoded by the coding sequence ATGAAAATGTTGCACACAATTTTGCTGATTGGTGTTTTGGCAATCGGCAGCGCGGTTGCGCAAAATCAATATCCCGTAAATTGGGTGAAGTACGATTTTATTAATCCCGGCAACGATGTTTCGCGCGGACTGACCTACAATCCGCACACCGATCACGTTCTGGTTGCTACCCGGATGTTTGGCGCAGATGTGATGATCCTCGATGCCGCAACCGGCGATTCGCTCGGCAAATTGGACAACAGCCTGTTTTCCGGCGGCACGCTGTCGGTGAACCAGGTTGGCGTTGCCGCGGACGGCACGATTTACGTTTGCAATTTGATGGCGCGGCAATTTACCCCAGCAGCAACTTTCAAGGTTTATCGATTTGCCAACGAAGCAGCTCCGGCAGAGCTGGTCTACGACGGCATTTTGGATGAGGCGCGTTACGGCGATTCGTTCGCGGTCAGCGGTTCCGGCAGCGAAATTTATATCTATTCATCCGGTTTGGACAATCCAAGTGTCGCAGTTTTGAAAGATACGGGTGGCAGCACACTTGCAGTCGATACCTACATTTTTCTGCCGCTCGCCGGAAATGCCCGTCACGGCATTTTTCCGATGGAGCCGGGCGGACGCATTTGGGTGAACGGCGCACAATCCGGATTTCCGCCGGTGCGGCTGCTCACCAACGATGGCACGATAATCGCGACAGTACCGGACACATTGGCATCACCGGGCGGAACCTCAACAGTAGTGAAAACCACCTTGGGAAATTACGATTTACTTACCGTCGCTAATTCAAATACCGGCACCGCGACCATCCGTTCCATCCGTTATTTTGAAGATTTGATCGGCACAATTACGTTCGATTATTTCGGCGAAGATTCCGATTCCAGCGCACTGTTTTACAACGGCGGCGCATCAATAATCCCGAACATCAACGCAACGGCATCGTTGGCGTACGATTCCAAACGCCACGCGATGATTACGCTGATGGGCGTCAACAGCATCGCATCGCTGAGCATGGATTCGCTGCTGCAAGCCAGCACGCCGCGACAGGATATTCTGGAAATCAGCGTCGATGGCAGCAACGACTTTTTCCCGACCGATCACGTCGGCAGCAGCAACGGTCGCGATATGTATCTCACCTGGTCGGAAGGCAAAGTGTTCGCCGGCATCACCGGCGATGACATGATTGACCCGACATTCAACAATTTCTGGTATGTGGCATTCGATCTCGATCCGGACGGCAGCAATGGCTCGAACACTATTGCGCTGGAAACCGATGCGGTCAGCCAATTGCCCTTCAACGCTGATGTCGTTTTCGAAATCGAATCGTATGATCAGGCGGATTTTCTGCTCGGCAACATTCACAAATGGAACGGCAGCAGTTGGGATGTGACGTTGTTTGACGGCAATCTGGCATCGCAAGGCGCGCTGGCTTTCGCGGATGCGGGCAATCGCAAACTGGCGGAATTCGCTGCAATTCTGAACGATGCAGGAATTGGTGATAATTTTACAAATATCGGCATTGCTGCGTTTGTGGCAGAAAAATCACTGGGCGGGTCGGTTTTGGCTGCGTTCCCGGATGCGAACCCGTTGGGTGCCGGCGTCGCGTTGACCCACTATTTTTACGCGGACAGCCTCGGCAGCGGCATGTTCCCGACCGACACAAATTATGTGCAAATCCGCTCCGGACTCGTTGGCATCGGCGATGGCGAATCGCTCCCGATTGAGCAATTCCGTCTCTCTCAAAACTACCCGAATCCGTTTAACCCCGGCACAACTATCGAGTATTTTGTGCCGAAACGTGCTGAGATTTCAGTTGAAATTTACAATGTGACCGGACAAAAAGTGCAGACGTTGAGCAGCGGCGTGCAGAACGCCGGCAATTATTCGCTCACTTTCGACGGGAAAAATGTTGCCAGCGGCGTATATTTTTACCGGCTCTCCGCAAACGGATTGACCGTGAAAACCCGGAAAATGTTGTTGGTAAAATAA
- a CDS encoding family 10 glycosylhydrolase, with translation MKWFLTIFILFSGWVLSQPLAEMRGIKLTNVDSNVMFSDGGIARAMDFLAETGINTVLCVVWNSNGADGDYTLYPSAVMDQYFGKSIHPAFSGRDALQRVLIEAHRNGIEVLPWFEMGFSTSYSQNGGHILQKYPDWALKDSNGNLIVKNGFDWMSAINPEVRDFILALTREVAENYDIDGVEYSDRIPAMPVEGGYDSVTVAIYRSEHNGQNPPADFRDANWMRWRADKLSKFYQMAHDTIKSVAAHLKVASSPSVFPWSYQEYLQDPKSWMEDGIAEEVIPQLYRYSLSDYVFTLDNSLANYPNHRDVYFAGMLIRLGNYVIDPGYLLSAMAANRQRNVPGEIFFFYEGLRANNDRLADTLKATFYAEPAVSPGHGNNIWRPKATILNEDEPGVSLSGDWQTETGIDGFRPGVLLTNSSNYAAIEYKMDVPFAAWFDVYPYVVSGPLAAKQARHVVYHNGDSTEIVVDQTAFSERGWQPIATVFLQTGTQTVLKIDNSLTAAGQTLTADAAMMMINRKKSPDVLVGIAEPDQGQSELPKNFRLRQNYPNPFNPETTIEFALSQTANVQLDIVDITGKRVSKLVDETKMPGVYRETWHAGDYASGVYFYRLQTDGAFADARKMVLLK, from the coding sequence ATGAAATGGTTTCTCACCATATTTATTCTGTTCAGCGGTTGGGTGCTTTCCCAACCGTTGGCGGAGATGCGCGGCATCAAGCTCACTAACGTAGATAGCAATGTGATGTTCAGCGATGGCGGCATTGCCAGAGCGATGGATTTTTTAGCGGAAACCGGCATCAACACGGTGCTGTGCGTGGTGTGGAACAGTAACGGCGCGGATGGCGATTACACGCTCTATCCCAGCGCGGTGATGGATCAATATTTTGGAAAATCCATTCACCCGGCCTTCAGCGGACGCGATGCGCTGCAACGGGTGCTCATCGAAGCGCACCGCAACGGGATCGAGGTGCTGCCATGGTTCGAGATGGGATTTTCTACATCGTATTCGCAAAACGGCGGGCACATTCTCCAAAAATATCCCGATTGGGCGCTGAAAGACAGCAACGGCAATCTGATCGTCAAAAACGGGTTCGATTGGATGTCGGCCATCAATCCGGAAGTGCGCGATTTTATTTTGGCGCTCACCCGCGAAGTGGCGGAAAATTATGATATCGACGGTGTCGAATATTCCGACCGCATTCCCGCGATGCCGGTTGAGGGCGGTTACGATTCTGTGACGGTGGCGATTTATCGCAGCGAACACAACGGGCAAAACCCGCCTGCTGATTTTCGCGATGCGAATTGGATGCGCTGGCGTGCCGATAAACTCAGCAAATTTTACCAGATGGCCCACGATACCATTAAATCGGTGGCGGCGCATTTGAAGGTTGCGTCGAGTCCCAGCGTGTTTCCGTGGAGTTATCAGGAATATTTGCAGGACCCGAAAAGTTGGATGGAGGACGGTATCGCGGAAGAAGTGATTCCACAATTGTATCGCTATTCGCTGAGCGATTATGTGTTCACGCTGGACAATTCGCTGGCGAATTACCCGAATCACCGCGACGTCTATTTTGCCGGAATGCTGATCCGGTTGGGCAATTACGTGATCGATCCGGGCTATTTGCTGAGCGCGATGGCCGCCAATCGCCAGCGCAATGTGCCGGGCGAAATTTTCTTTTTTTACGAAGGATTACGGGCCAATAACGATCGCCTCGCGGACACGCTGAAAGCTACGTTTTATGCAGAACCGGCGGTTTCGCCGGGACACGGCAACAACATCTGGCGACCGAAAGCAACGATTCTGAACGAAGATGAACCGGGTGTTTCGCTGAGCGGCGATTGGCAAACCGAAACGGGCATCGACGGTTTTCGTCCGGGAGTTTTGCTGACCAACAGCAGCAATTACGCGGCAATCGAATATAAAATGGACGTGCCATTTGCAGCGTGGTTCGATGTTTATCCATATGTTGTTAGCGGTCCGCTGGCGGCAAAACAGGCGCGGCATGTCGTTTATCACAATGGCGATTCCACCGAAATTGTGGTGGATCAAACCGCGTTTTCCGAACGCGGCTGGCAGCCGATCGCCACGGTTTTTCTGCAAACGGGTACGCAAACCGTTCTAAAAATTGACAACTCACTGACCGCCGCCGGACAAACACTCACCGCCGATGCCGCAATGATGATGATCAATCGCAAAAAATCGCCGGACGTGTTGGTGGGCATCGCCGAACCGGATCAGGGGCAGAGTGAATTGCCAAAAAATTTCCGGCTGCGCCAGAATTATCCGAACCCGTTCAATCCCGAAACGACCATCGAATTTGCGTTGTCGCAAACCGCGAATGTGCAACTGGATATCGTCGATATTACCGGAAAACGAGTTTCCAAACTGGTTGATGAAACCAAAATGCCCGGTGTTTACCGGGAAACCTGGCACGCGGGCGATTACGCCTCCGGCGTATATTTTTACCGGTTGCAAACCGATGGCGCTTTTGCGGATGCGCGGAAAATGGTTTTGTTGAAATAG
- a CDS encoding family 10 glycosylhydrolase, with translation MINSYKYIKNNVLSCALFVLLLSGFSVQAQPATELRGVWLAWAGANVPSKERIAQIMDKLADANFNAVFVDVWRFGYPYFRSETFFNLTGKYTDPAIENGRDILEEFIAEGHRRGLHVEAWFEHGFVAGQGGNDDLYDVHPEWFARKRDGSVLFNGNLQFKWLSHVNADAQQFLIDMVQEVIENYDVDGVELDRIRYPELNCGYDSATVAVYQSEHGGANPPNNSADPGWMQWRADKLSAFMDACYDSFKAVNPNIVVSNAPIVYPYGYSNFCQDWRPWINDGNLDFVTPQVYRLTASQYASELNLQLAHVNDPATFYPGITTVANDADVTTGDLIQMIEYTRFKNLNGHVVWFVDTVEDDLDSLKNTVYSQPAEYPLLPENWRRPAIIINEDDPSVQRSSGWTVYTTIPGFDGRSLFTIGGTGEYIEYSADIPESGWYELYHFNITQFNGMQSAPFEVFDKFGTDTVYVDQTREGHRRWYKIADVYLQAGQNQLVMRLTDEFIGTNVLFADAIMLLNSNRAGLPVVGIDEKDAGIPGEIELFQNYPNPFNPTTEIKFSLNSAANVRLSIFNILGQEIAVLANEKLPAGVYSRRWDARKFASGVYFYVLKSGNATQSKKMVLMR, from the coding sequence ATGATTAATAGTTATAAATATATAAAAAACAATGTGTTGAGTTGTGCGCTGTTTGTGCTGTTGTTGAGCGGTTTTTCCGTGCAGGCGCAGCCGGCGACGGAGTTGCGGGGCGTTTGGCTGGCGTGGGCCGGTGCAAATGTGCCGAGCAAAGAACGTATTGCACAAATTATGGACAAGCTGGCTGATGCCAATTTTAACGCGGTTTTTGTGGATGTCTGGCGATTTGGTTATCCCTATTTTCGCAGCGAAACGTTTTTTAATCTCACCGGAAAATACACCGATCCGGCCATCGAAAACGGGCGCGATATTCTGGAAGAATTTATTGCCGAAGGGCACCGGCGCGGGCTGCATGTGGAAGCGTGGTTCGAACACGGATTTGTCGCCGGGCAGGGCGGCAACGACGATTTGTATGATGTTCACCCCGAATGGTTCGCCCGAAAACGTGACGGCTCCGTGCTGTTCAACGGCAATTTGCAGTTCAAATGGCTCAGTCATGTGAACGCGGATGCCCAGCAATTTTTGATCGATATGGTTCAGGAAGTTATTGAAAATTATGATGTTGACGGTGTTGAACTCGATCGCATCCGCTACCCGGAGCTGAACTGCGGCTATGATTCCGCGACGGTTGCGGTGTATCAATCCGAGCATGGCGGTGCAAATCCGCCCAACAACAGCGCCGATCCCGGCTGGATGCAATGGCGCGCTGACAAACTTTCGGCGTTTATGGACGCCTGTTACGATTCGTTCAAAGCGGTTAATCCGAATATTGTGGTGAGCAATGCGCCGATTGTTTATCCGTATGGTTACAGCAATTTTTGTCAGGACTGGCGCCCGTGGATCAACGACGGCAATCTCGATTTTGTAACGCCACAGGTGTATCGCCTCACGGCATCGCAATATGCCAGCGAACTGAATTTGCAACTGGCGCATGTGAACGATCCGGCAACGTTTTATCCGGGCATAACAACCGTTGCCAACGATGCGGATGTGACCACCGGCGATCTTATTCAAATGATTGAATATACACGATTTAAGAATCTCAACGGACATGTGGTCTGGTTTGTGGATACCGTTGAGGACGATCTCGACAGCCTGAAAAATACGGTGTATTCGCAGCCGGCGGAATACCCGTTGCTGCCGGAAAACTGGCGCCGACCGGCGATCATCATCAACGAAGATGATCCCTCGGTGCAACGCTCATCCGGTTGGACGGTTTATACCACCATTCCCGGTTTCGACGGTCGGTCGCTGTTCACTATTGGCGGCACCGGTGAATATATCGAGTATTCTGCAGACATTCCGGAAAGCGGTTGGTACGAGCTCTATCATTTTAATATTACTCAATTTAACGGAATGCAATCCGCGCCGTTTGAGGTGTTCGACAAATTTGGGACAGACACGGTTTACGTCGACCAAACCAGAGAAGGACATCGTCGCTGGTATAAAATTGCCGACGTGTATCTGCAAGCCGGGCAAAACCAGTTGGTAATGCGATTGACCGATGAATTTATCGGCACCAATGTGCTGTTCGCGGATGCAATAATGCTGCTGAACAGCAACCGCGCCGGTTTGCCGGTTGTTGGCATCGACGAAAAAGACGCCGGAATTCCGGGCGAAATTGAGCTGTTTCAGAATTACCCGAATCCCTTCAATCCAACGACCGAAATCAAATTTTCGCTCAATTCCGCAGCCAATGTGCGGCTCTCGATTTTCAATATTTTGGGACAGGAAATTGCGGTTTTGGCGAATGAAAAACTACCCGCCGGTGTTTATTCCCGGAGATGGGATGCCAGGAAATTCGCGAGCGGGGTTTATTTTTATGTGTTGAAATCCGGCAATGCAACGCAATCAAAAAAGATGGTGCTGATGCGATAA
- a CDS encoding ROK family transcriptional regulator, with amino-acid sequence MIKKADSQLIKQYNEIRLLNLIRDNGPISRIELAKLSRISKVAVSEIVNRLDEAGFITEVGKGEASVRGGKRPRLLKLNPENKFVVGIDIRRSDTIVAIANLDAEIREIRQYPHKVNASASSVLALIFRDIDQMMLMQSLKTEDMLGIGVGLPGFIDYENGRVRFADTLRGWDNFPIAAEIERRYNVPVIIENDVKTRAFGESVLGAGRQIANLIYIWIGAGIGAGIIVNRQLYRGNMGRAGEIGYLKIQNMLNFNSEKYTYLYKNQQFLGELLSESAFVLACKRALSINGNSLNGKSEQEIEDLTLADIEQYLTNNRPEIAAVIDEYAHAMAGVCLQMIKTIDPKLIILGGKIIEKIPELITRINGILDVENHEIPFDFDGVLPDVLRREAGIKGAVVMALQSVFGLPVSPVRGHESHV; translated from the coding sequence ATGATTAAAAAAGCAGATTCCCAACTGATTAAACAATACAATGAAATCCGGTTGCTCAACCTGATTCGCGATAACGGCCCGATTTCGCGAATTGAATTGGCGAAACTCAGCCGTATTTCAAAAGTGGCGGTTTCGGAAATCGTAAACCGGCTGGACGAAGCGGGATTTATCACCGAAGTGGGAAAAGGTGAGGCATCCGTTCGTGGCGGAAAACGTCCCCGGTTGCTCAAACTCAACCCGGAAAACAAATTTGTAGTTGGTATCGATATTCGCCGCAGCGATACGATTGTGGCGATTGCCAATCTCGATGCGGAAATCCGGGAAATTCGCCAATACCCGCACAAAGTGAACGCATCCGCCAGCAGCGTTTTGGCGCTGATTTTCCGCGATATTGACCAAATGATGCTCATGCAATCGCTGAAAACAGAGGATATGTTGGGTATCGGCGTCGGTTTGCCGGGATTTATCGATTACGAAAATGGTCGCGTGCGTTTTGCGGATACGCTGCGCGGATGGGATAATTTCCCGATTGCGGCGGAAATCGAGCGGCGCTACAACGTGCCCGTGATCATCGAAAATGACGTGAAAACCCGGGCGTTTGGCGAAAGTGTGTTGGGTGCAGGACGCCAGATTGCCAACCTCATTTACATCTGGATTGGTGCGGGAATTGGTGCAGGCATCATCGTCAATCGCCAATTGTATCGCGGAAATATGGGGCGTGCCGGTGAAATTGGCTATCTGAAAATTCAGAACATGCTCAATTTTAACTCTGAAAAATATACTTATCTCTATAAAAATCAACAGTTTTTGGGCGAGCTGCTTTCCGAGTCTGCTTTTGTTCTGGCTTGCAAAAGGGCGCTGTCGATCAATGGAAATTCGCTCAATGGCAAAAGTGAGCAGGAAATCGAGGATTTGACGCTCGCGGATATCGAACAATATTTGACAAATAATCGCCCGGAAATTGCTGCTGTGATCGACGAATATGCCCACGCGATGGCGGGCGTTTGTTTACAAATGATCAAAACCATTGACCCGAAGCTGATCATTTTGGGCGGCAAAATTATCGAGAAAATTCCCGAGTTAATCACCCGGATCAATGGCATTCTGGATGTGGAAAATCACGAAATCCCGTTTGATTTTGACGGCGTTTTGCCGGATGTGCTCCGCCGCGAAGCCGGGATTAAAGGTGCTGTGGTGATGGCGTTGCAATCGGTTTTTGGTTTGCCGGTAAGCCCGGTTCGCGGTCACGAATCGCATGTGTAA
- a CDS encoding DUF4623 domain-containing protein, which produces MQRIWVTVATFLLLITSAYAQVTNVWEKNVGDFSWFTTANTTRGMGYNPVTDHLLVCSREGGTNVYLLNAATGDSVGQLDMTGVSGGTFSLNIVKGADDGAIYGCNLSLANGEFKVYRWADEASAPTVAYAATVTSRAGDAFEVSGSGVNTVIFASGSGSTEIARLTTTDGINFAPANSVPVAAGLARGGISVIPESNAGELWVNGSGTAVSHVDTAGTVINQVATTTIASGFFNVRYMASGAAKLLAVAGSAGATDLQKIHFYDITTNETEPPLYAIDSLTNTPNSNGNATADLAYKDNGDGTLTVYAMITNNGIAAYTVDVPQEFVPNLVINEINYNPIESGTDTTEFIELLNMEAAAVDLSGFAFSAGVDFTFPSGAMVGANEYLVVAFDSAAFHNTYGFAPDYVWTAGALSNSGEAVAIATSMGTLVDSVNFDDIAPWPTEPDGFGPTLELIDPLSDNNLAESWQASYIDGGTPKAENSLPPVGPVSTIWEKGVADFSWLTTANTTRGMGYNAATNHLLVVSREGGTNVYILDAATGDSLGALDMTGVSGGIFLLNIAKVADDGAIYGCNLALANGQFKIYRWADESAVPTVAFDGIVPNRSGDSFGVTGAGNVPFYMPAVPAARKSRVSPPLTG; this is translated from the coding sequence ATGCAACGAATATGGGTTACCGTTGCGACATTTCTTCTCCTGATAACCTCTGCATATGCGCAGGTTACGAACGTTTGGGAAAAGAATGTCGGTGATTTTTCGTGGTTCACGACAGCCAACACCACACGCGGAATGGGCTACAATCCCGTTACCGATCATTTGTTGGTGTGCTCCCGCGAAGGCGGTACAAATGTTTATTTATTGAATGCAGCTACCGGCGATTCAGTGGGTCAGTTGGATATGACCGGCGTATCCGGCGGCACATTTTCACTGAACATCGTCAAAGGTGCGGATGACGGCGCGATTTACGGCTGTAACCTGTCGCTCGCCAATGGCGAATTCAAGGTGTATCGCTGGGCGGATGAAGCCAGCGCTCCCACGGTTGCATACGCTGCAACGGTGACATCCAGAGCCGGCGATGCATTTGAAGTTAGCGGCTCCGGTGTGAACACCGTTATTTTTGCCAGCGGTTCCGGCAGCACGGAAATTGCTCGGCTGACCACCACCGACGGAATCAATTTTGCGCCGGCGAACAGTGTGCCGGTTGCGGCCGGTTTGGCGCGCGGCGGCATCTCCGTAATTCCCGAAAGCAACGCCGGGGAATTGTGGGTGAACGGCTCCGGCACGGCTGTCAGTCACGTGGACACCGCCGGAACGGTGATCAACCAGGTTGCAACGACAACCATCGCATCCGGATTTTTTAACGTGCGCTACATGGCCAGCGGTGCGGCAAAATTGCTCGCTGTGGCGGGCAGTGCCGGTGCGACAGATTTGCAGAAAATTCACTTTTACGACATCACCACCAACGAAACCGAGCCGCCGCTGTATGCGATCGATTCGTTGACAAATACGCCAAACAGCAACGGCAACGCCACAGCGGATCTCGCATACAAAGATAACGGCGACGGCACGCTGACGGTTTATGCGATGATCACAAATAATGGCATTGCGGCGTATACGGTTGACGTACCACAAGAATTTGTGCCGAATCTGGTGATCAACGAAATCAACTACAACCCGATTGAATCGGGAACCGATACAACCGAATTCATCGAACTGCTCAATATGGAAGCGGCAGCGGTTGATCTGTCCGGATTTGCGTTCAGCGCAGGTGTGGATTTCACTTTCCCGTCCGGCGCAATGGTCGGTGCGAATGAATATCTGGTTGTGGCATTCGACTCCGCAGCGTTTCACAACACATACGGTTTCGCCCCGGATTATGTGTGGACAGCCGGCGCGTTGAGCAACAGCGGCGAAGCGGTTGCCATTGCCACATCGATGGGCACGTTGGTTGATTCCGTCAATTTTGACGATATCGCACCGTGGCCAACCGAGCCGGACGGCTTCGGACCGACGTTGGAGTTGATCGATCCGTTATCTGACAACAATTTAGCGGAAAGCTGGCAAGCCAGTTACATCGACGGCGGAACGCCAAAGGCAGAAAACAGCCTGCCGCCGGTGGGTCCGGTTTCCACAATTTGGGAAAAAGGTGTGGCAGATTTTAGCTGGCTGACCACCGCAAACACGACACGCGGAATGGGCTACAACGCAGCTACCAACCATTTGCTGGTGGTTTCCCGCGAAGGTGGCACCAACGTTTACATTCTCGATGCCGCAACCGGCGATTCGCTCGGCGCGCTGGATATGACCGGCGTTTCCGGCGGCATATTCTTGCTGAATATTGCCAAAGTAGCGGATGACGGCGCGATATACGGCTGCAATCTGGCGCTGGCCAACGGGCAATTTAAAATTTATCGCTGGGCGGACGAAAGCGCAGTGCCAACCGTTGCATTCGATGGCATTGTTCCCAATCGCTCCGGCGACAGCTTTGGCGTGACCGGCGCCGGAAACGTACCATTTTATATGCCAGCGGTTCCGGCAGCACGGAAGTCACGCGTTTCACCACCACTGACGGGCTGA